GTCGAGAGGGCCGTCAGCAGTGTCGCCACCTGCCCCATGCGGGTATCGAAAAAACCTGCCCTGGTGGACGGCACAATCACCAGATCCTCCTTCTGCATGATATATCGGGCAGGGCGGCCCTGGCTTACATACTTTTCCAGGTTCAGCTCGACCGTTTGAGCAAAATTGCCGTCCTTGAGGACCAGGTGGGTACGCTTTAGATCGGCGGTCCCAGTGGGGCCACCGGCCAGAGCCAACGCTTCCAGCACGTCGAGATTCTCTTCATAGGCCACTGGCCCGGGGCGGCTGACTGCGCCGATTATGTAAATCAGGTTTTTCTTTTCAGCCTGGACTCCTATTTCGCCGGCGAGCACCTGGCCGGGGGCGCGGCCGATCTCAATCGTGTCCTGGCGCCGGAGCTTCGGCAGCTTGTCCAGGGTACCGTTAGCCAGCGCTTCGGCAAGATTAACCACCTCAATCTTGCCGGCATCAGAACCGCCTCGGATAATGGTCACTCGGCTGAGGTCTCCAGACTGCGCCACCCCGCCGGATTCGTTGATAACGGTCCAGATGTCAGGAATCCTTTCGAACGATCTCTTGCCCGGCTGATTGACCTGCCCAATGACAAATACATGGTTGTAACGGTACTCGGTCACCTGAACGGTAGCCTGGGAGATGTTGCGGTTGAGGCGCGAGATCTCCCGCACGATGTCATTTTGAAGCTTCTCCGCGGTTTTGCCGGCAGCCTCAATCTGGCCGATTATGTCAAGGCTGATTTTTCCGTCCAGGCCGACCCTGACCTCACGGTTGAGAGCCGGATCCTGCCAAAACGTTATGCTGAGGAG
This region of Candidatus Zixiibacteriota bacterium genomic DNA includes:
- a CDS encoding polysaccharide biosynthesis/export family protein codes for the protein TKIAARTILGLFLILLGMISTASGDDYVIGEEDLLSITFWQDPALNREVRVGLDGKISLDIIGQIEAAGKTAEKLQNDIVREISRLNRNISQATVQVTEYRYNHVFVIGQVNQPGKRSFERIPDIWTVINESGGVAQSGDLSRVTIIRGGSDAGKIEVVNLAEALANGTLDKLPKLRRQDTIEIGRAPGQVLAGEIGVQAEKKNLIYIIGAVSRPGPVAYEENLDVLEALALAGGPTGTADLKRTHLVLKDGNFAQTVELNLEKYVSQGRPARYIMQKEDLVIVPSTRAGFFDTRMGQVATLLTALSTAYLLYDRISAGD